The genomic interval CCGGGCATCCCAGGCCAGCGCCCGGACGCCCACCTGATGCAGGCCCTCGACGGCCGTAAAGCGCTGCAGGCCACCGTCTTCCGGGCTGTAGCGAAACACCCCACCGCCGGTCGCCACCCAGACGCCCGAAGGGGCCAGCGCCAGATCGGTCACCTGTCGCATCGAAGTGTGGGCCTGCCAGCGACCGGCCGGTTGCGCCTGAGCGCTTCCGACCAACCCCACCAGCACCAGCAGCCACAACCCACGCATCGTTCAATCCAGCTTGCGCATTAGATCGATCATCTCCAGCGCCGTCAGGGCCGCCTCGGCTCCTTTGTTGCCCGCCTTCGTACCGGCCCGTTCGATAGCCTGCTCGATCGTGTCGGTCGTCAGCACTCCGAAAATAACGGGCACCTCGGTGTCGAGCATCGTGCGGGCCAGTCCCTGCGCGGCCCCACCGGCCACGTACTCGAAGTGGCTGGTGGCACCCCGGATGACGGCACCCAGACAGATGATCGCGTCGTAGCGGCCCGAACGGGCCAGCTTGCGGGCAACCAGCGGCATCTCGAACGCGCCGGGACAGCGCACGACCGTCACCTGATCCATATCGACCCCCTGGCGCGTGAGCACGTCCAGTGCCCCTTCGAGCAGGCGCTCCGTGATGAAATGATTGAAGCGGCTGACCACAATGGCCAGCCGGGCACGCTCCGGACGGTAGTGGCCTTCGATAAAAACGGGCATGGTCTTTCAGAACGACTTCGCTGAACGATTGCTATCCCGGGCTGAAAAATAGCACATCCGTACCACTTCGGCCATGGCCCGACGCTGCTCGTCGCCTTCACGGCGCCAGGCATCCACCATAACACACGTAGGCATCAGCCGACATAATTTTTCAGACAACCCGCCGCTTCGCTTTGCACCCTGTTACAAGCATAAACGCGTTTGTAGTAAGCCACGAAGGCGTCAGCCGAAGTGGCGCAATTTTGAAACGGCACTCCGCTTCGCTTCGTGCCTGACTACGCACAGGTTTGTAATGAGCCGTGGTGGCGGGTGTCATCCGCGAAAACCCGATGTTGCGCTACGCACGCGTTGCCTGGAGCGTCGCACGCAACCGCTCCACCCGCGGATACGGGATCGTGCAGGTGCCGAGCAGGGCGTCGTCTTCGGGCCGGTGCCCGTGATAGTCGGAGCCCCCCGTCTCCAACAGGCCAAAATCCCGGGCCACCTGCCGGTAGTGCTGTACCAGGTAATAACTGTGCGCAGGATGGATCACCTCGATGCCGTCGATGCCGGCCTGGAGCAGTGCTCGGAAGACCCGATCGCGCAGGTGCTCGCCCGGGTGGGCCAGCACGGCAATGCCGCCCGCCTCGTGCAGGACGGCCACGGCTTCTTCGGCCGTCCAGGCCGGCTTGGGCACGTAGCCGGGGCCGCCAGGCAGCAGATAGCGCTGAAACGCCTCCCTGTAACTTTCGGCATAACCGGCCGCCACGAGCGCCCGCGCCACATGCGGCCGCCCCGGTACGCCGTGGCCGATGGCCGTCTGCACCTGCTCCTCCGAAAGTCGCACGCCGACTTCCTGCAACCGCGCGAGCATGGCGGCCAGCCGTTCCTCTCGCGCCTTTCGGTAGGCGGCCAGTGCTTCGCGCAGCGCCGGATGATCCGGATCGAAAAAGTATCCCAGCAGGTGCACCTCCTCTTCTTCGACCTGCACGCTCAGCTCCACGCCGGGTATCACCACCATGGCCCATCGAGCAGCCGCCTGCC from Rhodothermus marinus carries:
- the ribH gene encoding 6,7-dimethyl-8-ribityllumazine synthase, with amino-acid sequence MPVFIEGHYRPERARLAIVVSRFNHFITERLLEGALDVLTRQGVDMDQVTVVRCPGAFEMPLVARKLARSGRYDAIICLGAVIRGATSHFEYVAGGAAQGLARTMLDTEVPVIFGVLTTDTIEQAIERAGTKAGNKGAEAALTALEMIDLMRKLD
- a CDS encoding PHP domain-containing protein, with protein sequence MFDLRRADLHLHTSCSDGRLSPAELVRRAREAGLYCVAITDHDTIDGLEEARQAAARWAMVVIPGVELSVQVEEEEVHLLGYFFDPDHPALREALAAYRKAREERLAAMLARLQEVGVRLSEEQVQTAIGHGVPGRPHVARALVAAGYAESYREAFQRYLLPGGPGYVPKPAWTAEEAVAVLHEAGGIAVLAHPGEHLRDRVFRALLQAGIDGIEVIHPAHSYYLVQHYRQVARDFGLLETGGSDYHGHRPEDDALLGTCTIPYPRVERLRATLQATRA